Below is a genomic region from Prolixibacteraceae bacterium.
AGCTAAACTTTGCTTTATGGACAAGAAAGGCTGTACAGGAACTTATTCTAGATCAATTTGGTATAGTTATAGCAATAACTACTACTGGCGACTATCTACGTCGTTGGGGATTTACCCCACAAAAGCCAAAAAAGAGAGCTTATGAGCAAAACTCTGTAGCTGTTCAAAAGTGGCTAGATGAAGACTATCCCTCTATCGCAAGAAAAGCAAAAGCTGAAAATGCCGAAATACATTGGGGAGATGAAACGGGGGTCAAAAACAACTGCAACCATGGACGTAGTTATTCCCTAAAAGGGAGAACTCCTGTAAAAAAGAGTATGTCTAAAAAATTCTCTATTAACCTGATTTCTACAGTAACAAATCAAGGTAAAGTTCAATTTATGATCTACTCTGGTTCGATGAATTCAGACCGATTAATTGAATTTATGACACAACTTATAAAGACTTCTAAAAAGAAAATATTTTTGATATTAGACAATCTTAAAGTACACCATAGTAAGATCGTAAAAGAATGGGTATCTGACAATAAGAATAAAATAGAACTCTTTTTCTTACCATCATACTCTCCTGATAGAAATCCAGATGAATTTCTGAATTGCGATTTGAAACAAGGTTTATCTATGAAGCCCTCACCTAGAACACAAGAGAAGTTAACCCAAAATGTCAAAGATCATATGACTATGCTTAAAGAATCACCTTATAGAGTGAAAAAATACTTTAAAGCTGATAGCATTAAATACGCAGCTTAAAATAACGTTAAATTACCGTCGGGTTAATAGCACTAGTATTTAGTGATGAAATATAATATCGTGTCTGAACTGTTTCTTTGTCGCTATCCTGATGTATTACACAAGAAGTAACACGAATGAGACTTTGTATACCTTTCCATTTTTCTAGCGTAGAATTCTTCTCAAAGTTTGTTATTATCTCACATATACGAGTCTCAATCCGACCATGACCAACATCCTCTGTAATATTCGAATCATCAACTAGATCTGGATTGAATTGTATCTTTAACTCCTCTTCTGTCTTTTCTTGATTCCCTTTTACCTGTAGAACATAATCTCCTTCTTTATGGATAATCTTTTTTGCTATTTTTGTTTGACATCCCATAGCATCTATTGTAATAACCTTGTCTTTTATCGAAATAAGATCTATTAAATCAGGAATGGCAGTAATTTCATTACTCTTTTTATCTGTGACAAGCTGACTAAGAGAAAGACCCTGTTCCGAAGCGAATGCTGACACGATGTGTACTCCACCTTTTTTACGTTTAGCCGAACCTTTGATACATTTGCCATCGATGCTTATAACACTCTCCTTATTGGTAAAAGAATACTTAGATATCCATTCAGTAAAGCAGTCATTAAAGGCCTCATTATCTATCTTTTGAAATAACTTTGAGATCGTGTCATGGGAGCTTATTCCTTTTTCATAAGGAAAGTATTTCCTTAACCAATCAATTTTAATTTCCCCGAATATTACAATGTCATTATAAGTGTCACGCCCAGATAGTATTGCCGAAATGGTGAGAAATAAAATCTCCAGCATTGGGTAAGTATAATTGCCATTAGTTGTTCTGCGGGGATCAATTAATGAAGA
It encodes:
- a CDS encoding IS630 family transposase, whose protein sequence is MEKIDYRTLPESERLIQRKNAIRLIKMGKKKQDVAKLLGVRATTISSWVKKNKANGLSGLQSKKKGVKSEDLKLLTLEQEKLIQSLILDKMPDQLKLNFALWTRKAVQELILDQFGIVIAITTTGDYLRRWGFTPQKPKKRAYEQNSVAVQKWLDEDYPSIARKAKAENAEIHWGDETGVKNNCNHGRSYSLKGRTPVKKSMSKKFSINLISTVTNQGKVQFMIYSGSMNSDRLIEFMTQLIKTSKKKIFLILDNLKVHHSKIVKEWVSDNKNKIELFFLPSYSPDRNPDEFLNCDLKQGLSMKPSPRTQEKLTQNVKDHMTMLKESPYRVKKYFKADSIKYAA
- a CDS encoding ISAs1 family transposase, whose translation is MYTDSSYHYDKHFISSFSSLIDPRRTTNGNYTYPMLEILFLTISAILSGRDTYNDIVIFGEIKIDWLRKYFPYEKGISSHDTISKLFQKIDNEAFNDCFTEWISKYSFTNKESVISIDGKCIKGSAKRKKGGVHIVSAFASEQGLSLSQLVTDKKSNEITAIPDLIDLISIKDKVITIDAMGCQTKIAKKIIHKEGDYVLQVKGNQEKTEEELKIQFNPDLVDDSNITEDVGHGRIETRICEIITNFEKNSTLEKWKGIQSLIRVTSCVIHQDSDKETVQTRYYISSLNTSAINPTVI